Proteins encoded by one window of Lathyrus oleraceus cultivar Zhongwan6 chromosome 1, CAAS_Psat_ZW6_1.0, whole genome shotgun sequence:
- the LOC127133500 gene encoding zinc finger protein SHOOT GRAVITROPISM 5, translating into MLANSLSPSEPFSCNENGTSSNNKRKRRPAGTPDPDAEVVSLSPKTLLESDRYVCEICNQGFQRDQNLQMHRRRHKVPWKLLKRETPVVRKRVFVCPEPTCLHHDPCHALGDLVGIKKHFRRKHSNHKQWVCERCSKGYAVQSDYKAHLKTCGTRGHSCDCGRVFSRVESFIEHQDACNMGRIHNSESQPIQTPTACLSRTASSPSPSSETNFTNCPWQTRLQVMQNSIKEKPIFMNPIITPITTITPSSQITLSKNNKLVLHPNLELQLSTTNNANNFSMSLAPDTPSIRSISATEAIQKANRSTQLHLAIGSSEMSHQERNESNNFRNNSYSSPKESSNSNEKVQSTNSMALFKVQEQTKEHLRIAMAEKSYAEDARKQAKKQIEMAEQEFNNAKRIRQQAQSELDKAYGLKQHAIRKINSTMLQITCQACKQQFQHEDNSLVFSYVSSAITTEGGEIENDDGKGKTTTN; encoded by the exons ATGTTAGCTAATAGCTTATCTCCTTCTGAACCTTTTTCTTGCAATGAAAATGGTACATCTTCCAATAATAAAAGAAAACGAAGACCCGCCGGTACTCCAG ATCCAGATGCAGAAGTGGTGTCTCTCTCACCAAAAACATTGTTGGAATCAGATCGTTATGTATGTGAGATCTGCAACCAAGGATTCCAAAGGGACCAAAATTTGCAGATGCATAGAAGAAGGCATAAAGTACCATGGAAATTACTCAAGAGAGAAACACCAGTTGTTAGAAAACGAGTTTTTGTTTGTCCTGAACCAACTTGTTTGCACCATGATCCTTGTCATGCTCTAGGTGATCTTGTTGGTATCAAAAAACATTTTAGAAGAAAACATAGTAATCATAAACAATGGGTTTGTGAAAGATGTTCCAAAGGTTATGCAGTGCAATCTGACTATAAAGCTCATCTCAAAACTTGTGGTACTAGAGGTCATTCTTGTGATTGCGGTCGCGTCTTCTCAAG GGTTGAGAGTTTTATTGAGCATCAAGATGCTTGTAACATGGGAAGGATCCATAATTCAGAATCTCAACCAATACAAACACCAACTGCATGTTTATCAAGAACTGCTTCAAGTCCAAGTCCATCAAGTGAAACAAATTTCACCAATTGTCCATGGCAAACAAGGCTTCAAGTAATGCAAAATTCGATAAAAGAAAAACCAATATTCATGAACCCTATTATTACTCCTATTACTACTATTACACCTTCTTCTCAAATAACTTTGTCCAAGAACAATAAACTTGTGCTTCATCCAAACTTGGAACTTCAACTCTCCACCACAAACAACGCCAACAACTTCAGTATGAGTCTGGCACCAGACACGCCTTCGATCAGAAGTATCAGTGCTACAGAGGCTATTCAGAAGGCTAATCGATCGACTCAGTTGCATCTTGCAATAGGGTCGTCAGAGATGAGCCATCAAGAGAGAAATGAATCGAACAATTTTAGAAACAACTCATACTCATCGCCGAAAGAGAGTAGCAATAGCAATGAGAAGGTTCAATCAACAAACAGCATGGCTTTGTTTAAGGTTCAAGAACAAACAAAGGAACATCTAAGGATAGCCATGGCTGAAAAATCTTATGCTGAAGATGCAAGGAAACAAGCAAAGAAACAAATTGAAATGGCTGAACAAGAATTCAACAATGCAAAGAGAATAAGACAACAAGCACAAAGTGAACTTGATAAAGCCTATGGATTGAAGCAACATGCAATAAGGAAAATCAATTCAACTATGCTTCAAATCACTTGTCAAGCTTGCAAACAACAGTTTCAACATGAAGATAACTCTTTGGTTTTCAGCTATGTTTCTTCTGCCATAACAACTGAAGGTGGTGAAATAGAAAATGATGATGGAAAAGGAAAAACAACAACTAACTAa